The Novosphingobium sp. MMS21-SN21R genome contains a region encoding:
- a CDS encoding TonB-dependent receptor domain-containing protein yields MRLRALSKLSTAIVLVTTSATAFAADQAEQPEAGGSASSLEEIVVTAQRRAENLQKAAIAITAVSADTLTRAAVTDTTALTRVAPALQIGTLSGPTTQFYVRGVGKFTANSLTDSAVSVNLDGVPLARDGAIQGLFYDLERVEVLKGPQGTLYGRNATGGAINLISVKPRIGELSGYLNAEYGNYDAVRVSGAVNAPLGENTAIRVASTFSNRDGYYTDGTGDDRLRAVRVQLTTAATEDLKLTVGGDFSHVGGKGPGATVQGLDRDKYIGMYDPRAGAVISTKFAPLSGSFLTPITGRPYSDNTYWGLYAQADLNVGDGTLTVIPAYREAKLRYESAGSSFPILGNLDAKQTSIEARYASDSDKPLSYILGGFFLAERPTETPAFNQQVFSAYGTFKSKTDSYAGFVRVTYKLSDTLRLSGGVRYTVDKKSAYLDAYNIVVICPSFLAGGPACIGTPPLPNVATVPSQFVLPNGDAIPVQLWGTSGAIVTNTRAINTPKRTFKKATYRVGFEYDAAPQSLIYGGYETGFKSGGFFNSLDNPVYQPETIDAFTLGSKNRFLDNRLQLNLELFWWTYKNQQVSHFRQNSVGGSEFVTENIGKTRLRGFEIESRALIASGTTLSATVQYLDSRNLDYVYNNPIQSGPPNTGCPVSVSGAAFIVNCNGRRAVNAPVWSVNGGIEQVIDLGNSGTITLNADGRYQSSTFTGFEQLPAMREPENLIIDLQAQYALPGGHFTIAGYVNNLTDKAVSGFSTPHPFSGSYIIQNLRPPRTYGVRMGYKF; encoded by the coding sequence ATGCGTTTGCGTGCACTTAGCAAGCTATCGACAGCAATCGTGCTGGTTACGACATCGGCGACAGCCTTTGCTGCGGACCAGGCCGAGCAGCCAGAAGCCGGCGGTTCGGCTTCGAGTCTCGAGGAAATCGTGGTCACGGCGCAACGTCGCGCTGAAAACCTGCAGAAGGCCGCCATTGCGATCACTGCCGTGTCTGCCGACACGCTGACTCGCGCGGCTGTTACCGATACAACCGCCCTCACCCGCGTTGCTCCTGCGCTGCAGATCGGCACCCTGTCCGGTCCGACCACCCAGTTCTATGTTCGCGGCGTCGGCAAGTTTACGGCCAACTCACTCACGGACTCGGCAGTCTCGGTCAATCTGGACGGTGTGCCACTGGCGCGCGACGGAGCAATCCAGGGCCTTTTCTACGATCTTGAGCGCGTCGAAGTCCTCAAGGGGCCGCAGGGCACCCTTTATGGCCGCAATGCCACTGGCGGGGCGATCAACCTTATATCGGTGAAGCCGCGCATCGGCGAATTGAGCGGTTACCTCAACGCCGAATATGGCAATTACGACGCTGTGCGCGTCAGCGGGGCGGTCAATGCGCCGCTGGGTGAAAACACCGCAATTCGCGTCGCCTCGACCTTCTCCAACCGTGACGGCTATTACACCGACGGAACCGGTGATGATCGTCTTCGCGCGGTCCGCGTCCAGTTGACCACGGCTGCTACCGAAGACCTGAAGCTCACAGTCGGCGGTGACTTCTCGCATGTTGGTGGCAAGGGCCCCGGCGCCACAGTTCAGGGCCTGGACCGCGACAAGTACATCGGAATGTACGATCCCCGCGCTGGCGCTGTGATTTCGACGAAATTCGCACCGCTGTCGGGCAGCTTCCTCACCCCGATCACCGGCAGGCCCTACAGCGACAACACCTACTGGGGCCTGTATGCCCAAGCTGACCTTAATGTCGGCGATGGCACACTGACTGTCATTCCCGCATACCGCGAAGCAAAGCTGCGGTATGAAAGCGCGGGCAGCTCGTTCCCGATCCTGGGCAACCTGGATGCGAAGCAGACTTCAATCGAAGCTCGCTATGCATCGGACAGCGACAAACCGCTGAGCTACATCCTGGGCGGCTTTTTCCTGGCAGAACGGCCAACTGAAACTCCGGCTTTCAACCAGCAGGTGTTCAGCGCATACGGCACGTTCAAGTCCAAGACTGACAGCTACGCAGGCTTTGTTCGCGTTACCTACAAGTTGAGCGATACGCTTCGCCTGTCCGGCGGCGTGCGCTACACCGTCGACAAGAAGTCAGCGTACCTCGATGCCTATAACATCGTCGTCATCTGCCCATCGTTCCTTGCCGGCGGCCCTGCCTGCATCGGAACTCCGCCGCTGCCAAACGTTGCGACCGTTCCGTCGCAATTCGTCCTGCCAAACGGCGATGCGATCCCGGTCCAGCTTTGGGGAACGTCTGGCGCGATCGTGACCAACACGCGCGCGATCAACACGCCCAAGCGGACTTTCAAAAAGGCGACTTACCGCGTCGGGTTTGAATATGACGCCGCCCCGCAATCGCTGATCTACGGCGGGTACGAAACCGGCTTCAAGTCAGGCGGATTTTTCAACTCGCTCGACAATCCGGTTTATCAGCCCGAGACGATTGACGCGTTCACTCTGGGTTCGAAGAACCGGTTCCTCGATAATCGCCTGCAACTCAACCTCGAGTTGTTCTGGTGGACGTACAAGAACCAGCAGGTATCCCACTTCCGCCAGAATTCTGTGGGCGGCAGCGAATTTGTTACCGAGAACATCGGCAAGACCCGTTTGCGTGGGTTCGAGATCGAAAGCCGTGCGCTCATCGCTTCCGGAACGACGCTTTCGGCAACCGTGCAATATCTCGACAGCCGCAATCTGGACTATGTCTACAACAATCCCATCCAGTCCGGCCCGCCAAACACCGGCTGTCCTGTGTCTGTGTCGGGCGCTGCATTCATCGTGAACTGCAACGGTCGCCGCGCTGTCAACGCGCCGGTCTGGTCGGTAAATGGCGGGATCGAACAAGTTATCGATCTTGGCAATTCCGGCACGATCACGCTGAACGCGGATGGTCGCTATCAGTCCTCGACGTTCACTGGCTTCGAACAGCTTCCCGCTATGCGCGAGCCTGAAAACCTGATTATCGACCTGCAGGCTCAGTATGCACTGCCGGGCGGTCACTTCACTATTGCCGGCTATGTCAACAATCTGACTGACAAAGCCGTTAGTGGTTTCTCGACACCGCACCCGTTCTCGGGTTCGTATATCATCCAGAACCTCCGTCCTCCGCGCACCTACGGCGTGCGGATGGGATACAAGTTCTGA
- a CDS encoding aromatic ring-hydroxylating dioxygenase subunit alpha, translated as MPFLCNAWYAAGFAEELAAGPIARTILDQPVVIIDDGNGGTSALSDMCPHRFAPLSMGRIAVGTLTCPYHGMVFDSAGSCIHNPHGKGARPAALQLRNYPVRQQDGIVWIWMGNPSKADQIAPPSYDFLSAPENTVLRGYLKVDANYELVTDNLLDLSHAEFLHPFIMPEGTATAIRYRAEQVDNRVSAYHIMPDQPNTPLFELVLGPGVQRIDGFANSHWQAPANLMLETGAKVLDEGDGRLVLLPQTHLLTPETGTSTHYFWCVARDRNIVAPQLDAMLHAGLANAFEHEDEPMIKAVQQRMAGRDFFEMGPALLPMDEGSVRARRVLAKAIAQEQV; from the coding sequence ATGCCTTTTCTGTGCAATGCTTGGTACGCTGCTGGGTTTGCGGAAGAATTGGCGGCGGGGCCGATAGCAAGAACCATTCTGGACCAGCCGGTCGTTATCATTGATGACGGCAACGGCGGGACAAGCGCACTTTCCGATATGTGCCCGCACCGGTTTGCTCCGCTGAGCATGGGCCGAATAGCGGTTGGCACCTTGACGTGTCCGTATCACGGCATGGTCTTCGATTCTGCCGGGAGCTGCATCCATAACCCTCACGGCAAAGGCGCGCGCCCGGCGGCGCTTCAATTGCGCAATTATCCCGTGCGGCAGCAAGACGGCATCGTGTGGATATGGATGGGCAATCCGTCAAAAGCCGACCAGATTGCCCCCCCCAGTTACGACTTTCTTTCTGCACCGGAAAACACGGTTTTGCGCGGATACCTCAAGGTTGACGCGAACTACGAGCTGGTGACTGACAATCTTCTCGACCTCAGTCATGCAGAATTCCTCCACCCCTTCATCATGCCCGAAGGGACGGCGACTGCGATCAGGTACCGCGCTGAACAAGTCGATAATCGGGTCTCGGCATACCACATCATGCCAGACCAGCCCAACACACCTCTGTTCGAACTTGTGCTTGGGCCTGGCGTTCAACGGATTGACGGATTTGCCAACTCGCATTGGCAGGCGCCGGCCAATCTGATGCTCGAGACTGGCGCAAAGGTGCTGGACGAAGGCGACGGGCGGCTTGTCCTTTTACCGCAAACTCACCTTCTGACGCCGGAAACTGGAACATCCACCCACTATTTCTGGTGCGTTGCACGTGATCGTAACATCGTGGCACCTCAACTTGATGCGATGCTTCATGCGGGGCTTGCCAACGCTTTCGAACATGAAGACGAGCCGATGATCAAGGCCGTACAGCAGCGCATGGCCGGACGTGATTTCTTTGAAATGGGCCCGGCGCTCTTGCCCATGGATGAAGGTTCGGTGCGCGCGCGGCGTGTATTGGCCAAGGCCATTGCGCAAGAGCAGGTCTGA
- a CDS encoding NAD(P)H-binding protein, with protein MGKIVISGASGDLGGRVTKALLNEQPDRELTLVTRSPAKLEHLASPTVAVKFGDYQDRASLDAAYAGGDTLLLISGLNLGRRVEEHRNAIEAAKAAGIRHIVYTSVLGVHPNNPALSAKDHYATEQDLRASGLGVVILRNSLYAEIVTNYVIHAALPFGEFNMAAGNGKLSPVSKLDVVRCTAQCLSNAEKHAGAVYEVTGPERFTLHEIAAMAADVHGQPMKYLPVTPDERLAFFDSIGYPRTYDPDMPMSADGHMWASDELVSADCALAQGYQAMLTDHARMIMGQEPESLRSVFERCKGLRYDQC; from the coding sequence ATGGGCAAGATCGTTATCAGCGGAGCTTCTGGCGACCTTGGTGGCCGAGTGACCAAAGCGTTGTTGAACGAGCAGCCTGACCGCGAATTGACGCTGGTCACCCGCTCTCCAGCCAAACTTGAGCATCTCGCCAGCCCGACGGTTGCGGTGAAGTTTGGCGATTATCAGGATCGGGCGTCGCTCGATGCCGCTTACGCAGGCGGTGACACATTGCTGCTGATCAGCGGCCTCAATCTGGGCCGGCGCGTAGAGGAACACCGAAACGCGATCGAGGCGGCAAAGGCTGCTGGCATCCGGCATATTGTCTATACCTCGGTGCTGGGGGTTCATCCCAACAACCCGGCACTGTCTGCCAAAGACCATTACGCGACTGAACAGGATCTCAGGGCGTCCGGCCTCGGTGTGGTGATCTTGCGTAATTCACTTTATGCTGAAATCGTCACGAACTATGTGATCCACGCCGCTCTGCCATTCGGCGAGTTCAATATGGCAGCCGGTAATGGCAAGCTGTCGCCTGTGTCGAAGCTTGATGTGGTGCGGTGCACTGCACAGTGCCTGAGCAATGCCGAAAAACACGCCGGTGCAGTCTATGAAGTGACGGGGCCGGAACGGTTTACCCTGCACGAAATCGCAGCGATGGCGGCGGATGTTCACGGCCAGCCGATGAAGTATCTCCCGGTGACGCCGGATGAGCGTCTCGCCTTCTTCGACTCCATCGGATATCCGCGCACATACGATCCCGATATGCCGATGTCCGCCGACGGGCATATGTGGGCAAGCGACGAACTGGTGTCTGCCGACTGCGCGTTGGCACAAGGCTATCAGGCAATGCTGACAGACCACGCCCGCATGATCATGGGGCAAGAGCCTGAGTCACTGCGATCGGTTTTCGAACGCTGCAAGGGACTGCGCTACGACCAGTGCTGA